A genomic region of Spea bombifrons isolate aSpeBom1 chromosome 9, aSpeBom1.2.pri, whole genome shotgun sequence contains the following coding sequences:
- the ZBTB42 gene encoding zinc finger and BTB domain-containing protein 42 isoform X2, translated as MGEGYEGRMEFPDHSRQLLQCLSQQRHQGFLCDCTVLVGEAQFRAHRAVLASCSMYFHLFYRDQLDKRDIVHLNSDIVTAPAFSLLLQFMYEGKLELSNLPVEDVLAAASYLHMYDIVKVCKGKLKDKEHNSGEKNSDDGSDLEKEEGFSDVDEAQVRISEPDDKQNISNSECAKPAWKEKVIGLPAWSSELIGANSVSTEAVSCKTAAGKTKANVNSPSCPLSQRSANHTQAPSDGDCALDLSFKPMSGRDSLYPSYVYGQLASDSQQQGTVPLVKDEQDLLSEQEDIDAKSPKSQHVGKPAKSLVTGLGQMFTGNGNSHVREDDLYQDRDESEDDMESSDISSSGVLVSPGQICICPLCSKVFPSPHVLQLHLSSHFRDRDGSRIKMSPDGSVPTCNICGKTFSCMYTLKRHERTHSGEKPYTCGQCGKSFQYSHNLSRHAVVHTREKPHACKWCERRFTQSGDLYRHIRKFHCGLVKSLVV; from the exons ATGGGGGAAG GTTATGAAGGAAGAATGGAGTTTCCAGACCATAGCCGCCAATTGCTGCAGTGTCTGAGTCAGCAGCGTCACCAGGGCTTCCTGTGTGACTGCACGGTTTTGGTCGGGGAAGCTCAGTTCAGAGCCCACAGAGCCGTTCTAGCGTCCTGTAGCATGTACTTCCATCTCTTCTACAGGGACCAGCTAGACAAAAGAGACATTGTGCATCTAAACAGCGACATTGTCACAGCCCCGGCATTCAGCCTGCTGCTCCAGTTCATGTATGAAGGCAAGTTGGAGTTGAGCAATTTGCCGGTGGAAGATGTGTTGGCTGCCGCGAGCTACCTTCACATGTACGACATTGTGAAAGTCTGCAAGGGCAAGCTTAAGGATAAAGAACATAATTCTGGGGAAAAGAACAGCGACGACGGATCCGACTTGGAAAAAGAGGAAGGATTCTCAGACGTGGACGAGGCTCAAGTCCGTATCTCGGAACCCGACGATAAACAAAACATCTCCAACTCTGAATGTGCGAAACCCGCATGGAAGGAAAAAGTAATTGGGCTCCCTGCTTGGTCCTCTGAATTGATAGGTGCCAATTCTGTGTCTACTGAGGCTGTGTCGTGCAAGACAGCAGCTGGAAAAACAAAAGCCAATGTCAATAGCCCATCGTGCCCTTTGTCCCAGAGATCTGCTAACCATACACAGGCTCCAAGTGATGGGGATTGTGCTCTGGATTTGTCTTTCAAACCTATGTCTGGGCGAGATTCCTTATACCCCTCCTACGTCTATGGACAGCTGGCTTCCGACAGCCAACAGCAGGGCACTGTGCCACTTGTTAAGGATGAACAAGACTTGCTGTCAGAACAGGAGGACATTGATGCAAAGAGTCCAAAAAGTCAACACGTTGGGAAACCGGCCAAAAGTCTAGTGACGGGGTTAGGACAGATGTTCACGGGCAATGGGAATTCTCACGTTAGGGAAGATGACTTGTATCAAGATCGAGACGAGAGCGAAGATGACATGGAGTCGTCTGATATCTCATCTTCAGGTGTGCTGGTGTCTCCAGGGCAAATTTGCATTTGTCCTCTTTGTAGCAAAGTGTTTCCAAGTCCGCACGTCTTGCAGCTTCATCTAAGCTCTCATTTTAGAGACCGAGATGGCTCTCGAATCAAGATGTCTCCAGACGGTTCGGTGCCCACTTGTAATATATGTGGGAAAACCTTCTCCTGTATGTACACCTTAAAAAGACACGAACGTACGCACTCCGGCGAAAAACCCTACACGTGTGGCCAGTGTGGGAAGAGTTTCCAGTACTCCCATAACCTGAGCCGACACGCTGTGGTTCACACCAGGGAGAAGCCGCATGCCTGTAAATGGTGCGAGAGGCGTTTCACTCAGTCAGGGGATTTGTACAGACACATTCGTAAGTTTCACTGCGGCCTGGTCAAGTCATTGGTTGTCTAA
- the ZBTB42 gene encoding zinc finger and BTB domain-containing protein 42 isoform X1, producing the protein MKPQEPPKLWDLKHSPARGVPSSACYEGRMEFPDHSRQLLQCLSQQRHQGFLCDCTVLVGEAQFRAHRAVLASCSMYFHLFYRDQLDKRDIVHLNSDIVTAPAFSLLLQFMYEGKLELSNLPVEDVLAAASYLHMYDIVKVCKGKLKDKEHNSGEKNSDDGSDLEKEEGFSDVDEAQVRISEPDDKQNISNSECAKPAWKEKVIGLPAWSSELIGANSVSTEAVSCKTAAGKTKANVNSPSCPLSQRSANHTQAPSDGDCALDLSFKPMSGRDSLYPSYVYGQLASDSQQQGTVPLVKDEQDLLSEQEDIDAKSPKSQHVGKPAKSLVTGLGQMFTGNGNSHVREDDLYQDRDESEDDMESSDISSSGVLVSPGQICICPLCSKVFPSPHVLQLHLSSHFRDRDGSRIKMSPDGSVPTCNICGKTFSCMYTLKRHERTHSGEKPYTCGQCGKSFQYSHNLSRHAVVHTREKPHACKWCERRFTQSGDLYRHIRKFHCGLVKSLVV; encoded by the exons ATGAAGCCGCAGGAGCCCCCCAAACTCTGGGATTTAAAGCACAGCCCAGCTCGTGGAGTCCCCAGCTCAGCCT GTTATGAAGGAAGAATGGAGTTTCCAGACCATAGCCGCCAATTGCTGCAGTGTCTGAGTCAGCAGCGTCACCAGGGCTTCCTGTGTGACTGCACGGTTTTGGTCGGGGAAGCTCAGTTCAGAGCCCACAGAGCCGTTCTAGCGTCCTGTAGCATGTACTTCCATCTCTTCTACAGGGACCAGCTAGACAAAAGAGACATTGTGCATCTAAACAGCGACATTGTCACAGCCCCGGCATTCAGCCTGCTGCTCCAGTTCATGTATGAAGGCAAGTTGGAGTTGAGCAATTTGCCGGTGGAAGATGTGTTGGCTGCCGCGAGCTACCTTCACATGTACGACATTGTGAAAGTCTGCAAGGGCAAGCTTAAGGATAAAGAACATAATTCTGGGGAAAAGAACAGCGACGACGGATCCGACTTGGAAAAAGAGGAAGGATTCTCAGACGTGGACGAGGCTCAAGTCCGTATCTCGGAACCCGACGATAAACAAAACATCTCCAACTCTGAATGTGCGAAACCCGCATGGAAGGAAAAAGTAATTGGGCTCCCTGCTTGGTCCTCTGAATTGATAGGTGCCAATTCTGTGTCTACTGAGGCTGTGTCGTGCAAGACAGCAGCTGGAAAAACAAAAGCCAATGTCAATAGCCCATCGTGCCCTTTGTCCCAGAGATCTGCTAACCATACACAGGCTCCAAGTGATGGGGATTGTGCTCTGGATTTGTCTTTCAAACCTATGTCTGGGCGAGATTCCTTATACCCCTCCTACGTCTATGGACAGCTGGCTTCCGACAGCCAACAGCAGGGCACTGTGCCACTTGTTAAGGATGAACAAGACTTGCTGTCAGAACAGGAGGACATTGATGCAAAGAGTCCAAAAAGTCAACACGTTGGGAAACCGGCCAAAAGTCTAGTGACGGGGTTAGGACAGATGTTCACGGGCAATGGGAATTCTCACGTTAGGGAAGATGACTTGTATCAAGATCGAGACGAGAGCGAAGATGACATGGAGTCGTCTGATATCTCATCTTCAGGTGTGCTGGTGTCTCCAGGGCAAATTTGCATTTGTCCTCTTTGTAGCAAAGTGTTTCCAAGTCCGCACGTCTTGCAGCTTCATCTAAGCTCTCATTTTAGAGACCGAGATGGCTCTCGAATCAAGATGTCTCCAGACGGTTCGGTGCCCACTTGTAATATATGTGGGAAAACCTTCTCCTGTATGTACACCTTAAAAAGACACGAACGTACGCACTCCGGCGAAAAACCCTACACGTGTGGCCAGTGTGGGAAGAGTTTCCAGTACTCCCATAACCTGAGCCGACACGCTGTGGTTCACACCAGGGAGAAGCCGCATGCCTGTAAATGGTGCGAGAGGCGTTTCACTCAGTCAGGGGATTTGTACAGACACATTCGTAAGTTTCACTGCGGCCTGGTCAAGTCATTGGTTGTCTAA